From Actinosynnema mirum DSM 43827, a single genomic window includes:
- a CDS encoding glycoside hydrolase family 25 protein, with the protein MIYGVDASNHQPHFDFAAARRDGIDFAFLKASEGTTFRDPNFARHLAAARAAGMLTAAYHYVRGDDVRGQLAIIRSAVDTHTPVILDVEDGAGPLASIRELSAALVAAGYRTPLIYLPQWYWSGRMGSPDLSGLPPLWHSRYPDNVVRRKEQFALGDEYWPSFGGLRTEIAQFTSSLAVANYPSGRIDGNAYRGSREELAALLEGEVVPSAQEIAKAVIAELKSATAADTNGDGKPDRDLVDQVKQSLWNSGDALAVVLRLETKVDAARGELSDFESGVLAAMRQDNATISAAVREQVAASVAATLPRSVLETALILLDRQRQDAAPATDTEVQG; encoded by the coding sequence ATGATCTACGGGGTCGACGCCTCCAACCACCAGCCGCACTTCGACTTCGCCGCCGCACGCCGCGACGGCATCGACTTCGCGTTCCTCAAGGCCTCCGAGGGCACCACCTTTCGGGACCCGAACTTCGCCCGGCACCTGGCCGCCGCGCGCGCGGCCGGGATGCTCACCGCCGCCTACCACTACGTGCGCGGCGACGACGTGCGCGGGCAGCTCGCCATCATTCGCTCGGCCGTCGACACCCACACCCCGGTGATCCTGGACGTCGAGGACGGCGCCGGGCCACTGGCTTCGATCCGCGAACTGTCCGCCGCGCTGGTCGCCGCCGGGTACCGGACCCCGCTGATCTACCTGCCGCAGTGGTACTGGTCGGGCCGCATGGGCTCGCCGGACCTGTCGGGACTGCCCCCGCTGTGGCACTCGCGGTACCCGGACAACGTGGTGCGCCGCAAGGAGCAGTTCGCGCTCGGCGACGAGTACTGGCCCAGCTTCGGCGGGCTGCGCACCGAGATCGCCCAGTTCACCTCGTCGCTCGCCGTCGCGAACTACCCGAGCGGGCGGATCGACGGCAACGCCTACCGCGGCTCGCGTGAAGAGCTGGCCGCGCTGCTGGAAGGAGAAGTCGTGCCCAGTGCGCAGGAGATCGCCAAGGCGGTGATCGCCGAGCTCAAGTCTGCGACCGCCGCCGACACCAACGGCGACGGCAAGCCCGACCGCGACCTCGTCGACCAGGTCAAGCAGAGCCTGTGGAACTCGGGCGACGCTCTGGCCGTGGTGCTCCGGCTGGAGACCAAGGTCGACGCCGCCCGCGGCGAGCTGTCCGACTTCGAGTCCGGGGTGCTGGCCGCGATGCGCCAGGACAACGCCACCATCTCCGCCGCCGTCCGCGAGCAGGTGGCCGCCAGCGTGGCCGCGACGCTGCCGCGCTCGGTGCTGGAGACCGCCTTGATCCTGCTCGACCGGCAGCGGCAGGACGCCGCCCCGGCGACCGACACGGAGGTGCAGGGATGA
- a CDS encoding DUF7681 family protein, giving the protein MENQHQKITGYRDLDQNEIDVMNAVKEVEKEFAALWRRLGNLPDVDRRWLAVARTHVEEGCSAAARAVARPDSPFDA; this is encoded by the coding sequence GTGGAGAACCAGCACCAGAAGATCACCGGCTACCGCGACCTCGACCAGAACGAGATCGACGTGATGAACGCGGTGAAGGAGGTCGAGAAGGAGTTCGCCGCGCTGTGGCGTCGGCTGGGCAACCTGCCCGACGTCGACCGCCGCTGGCTCGCCGTCGCCCGCACCCACGTCGAGGAGGGCTGCTCGGCGGCGGCCCGCGCGGTCGCTCGCCCGGACTCGCCGTTCGACGCCTGA
- a CDS encoding site-specific integrase yields the protein MARPSLEIGTYGDISCKQQANGSWRAHARYRGSDGVTRPLHRFGPTERKAISSLKKALGEALSSSGVSRSAEARVRFAAVAQMWIDRIKRDNVGTTYDRYRGRLDKHILPAMGNLYIQECTPARIKRVLEALRHRGMATATIQGIRTVISGVLQEAVDLEVVHQNSVRHMARLASSRRNRKKASFDSAQLTDFLARVDGDTRARRADMPDFLRVLFGTGARFGEVLAIRWGDLNLGDVPVRLVLADGSQETVPAHSAWINGNLVHVTGQGVVRHEGKTATSVGVLALPDVLWEMLVERRPAVARPETPVFPSATGGWRGPSNVQRTVRLLRDRIGYRDFTLRVGRRTVATALDAAGHTAREVAGQLRHSRPSTTQDVYMSRVTASPALALSLDKLLAPAAPKAMPSARQI from the coding sequence GTGGCCAGGCCATCTCTCGAAATCGGCACGTACGGTGACATCTCCTGCAAGCAGCAGGCCAACGGATCCTGGCGCGCCCACGCCCGCTACCGAGGTAGCGACGGCGTCACCCGACCTCTCCACCGCTTCGGACCCACGGAGCGGAAAGCGATCAGCTCTCTGAAAAAAGCCCTGGGCGAGGCGCTGAGCAGTTCCGGTGTGTCGCGCAGCGCCGAGGCGAGGGTGAGGTTCGCGGCAGTAGCCCAGATGTGGATCGACCGCATCAAGCGGGACAACGTCGGCACCACCTACGACCGCTACCGAGGCCGCCTCGACAAGCACATCCTGCCCGCGATGGGAAACCTCTACATCCAGGAGTGCACACCGGCGCGCATCAAGCGCGTCTTGGAGGCGCTGCGACACCGAGGGATGGCGACGGCGACCATCCAGGGTATACGGACGGTCATATCAGGGGTCCTGCAGGAGGCAGTGGATCTAGAGGTCGTCCACCAAAACTCGGTACGCCACATGGCCCGTCTTGCCTCCAGTCGACGGAACCGGAAGAAGGCCTCCTTCGACTCTGCGCAGCTCACCGACTTTCTCGCACGTGTGGACGGAGACACGCGCGCACGACGCGCCGACATGCCAGATTTCCTGCGGGTCCTCTTCGGTACGGGTGCACGTTTCGGTGAAGTGCTTGCGATCCGTTGGGGTGACCTGAACCTCGGTGACGTTCCCGTTCGGCTCGTGCTCGCCGACGGCAGCCAGGAAACCGTTCCGGCGCACAGCGCTTGGATCAACGGGAACCTCGTCCACGTCACCGGCCAAGGCGTGGTGCGCCATGAGGGAAAAACCGCCACGTCGGTCGGTGTGCTCGCCCTACCGGACGTGCTCTGGGAGATGCTGGTGGAGCGTCGGCCCGCCGTGGCGCGACCGGAGACCCCGGTTTTTCCGTCGGCGACCGGGGGATGGCGAGGTCCATCGAACGTGCAGCGCACCGTTCGGCTGCTGCGTGACCGGATCGGGTACCGCGACTTCACCCTGCGCGTCGGGCGCCGCACCGTCGCCACCGCCCTAGATGCAGCCGGACACACCGCGCGCGAAGTCGCCGGGCAGCTCCGCCACTCGCGCCCGTCCACGACTCAGGACGTCTACATGAGCCGTGTCACCGCCAGCCCCGCGCTTGCCCTGTCGCTCGACAAACTGCTTGCCCCCGCCGCACCCAAAGCGATGCCGAGCGCGCGACAGATCTGA
- a CDS encoding metal-sensitive transcriptional regulator gives MHGYTEDKDAYLKRLRRIEGQVRGLQRMVENDEYCIDVLTQISAATKALQAVSLGLLDEHLKHCVAQAAAQGGEVAEEKIAEASAAIARLVRS, from the coding sequence GTGCACGGTTACACGGAGGACAAGGACGCCTACCTGAAGCGGTTGCGGCGGATCGAGGGGCAGGTCCGGGGGTTGCAGCGGATGGTGGAGAACGACGAGTACTGCATCGACGTGCTGACCCAGATCTCCGCCGCCACCAAGGCGCTCCAGGCGGTGTCGCTGGGGTTGTTGGACGAGCACCTCAAGCACTGCGTGGCGCAGGCGGCGGCGCAGGGCGGGGAGGTGGCCGAGGAGAAGATCGCGGAGGCCTCGGCGGCGATCGCCCGACTGGTCCGCTCCTGA
- a CDS encoding histone-like nucleoid-structuring protein Lsr2 has product MAQQTVVQLIDDLDGSEAAETVTFALDGVEYTIDLSKDNADKLRDSLADFVAKARRAGGRKQRKGGGKSTVKAGDKAQAQAIRDWARAQGHQISDRGRIPQGLVVQFQEAHAS; this is encoded by the coding sequence GTGGCACAGCAGACCGTCGTCCAGCTCATCGACGACCTCGACGGCAGCGAAGCCGCCGAGACCGTGACCTTCGCGCTCGATGGTGTCGAGTACACCATCGACCTCTCCAAGGACAATGCGGACAAGCTCCGCGACTCCCTGGCCGACTTCGTGGCCAAGGCGCGCCGCGCCGGTGGGCGCAAGCAGCGCAAGGGCGGCGGCAAGAGCACCGTAAAGGCCGGCGACAAGGCCCAGGCCCAGGCCATTCGCGACTGGGCCCGCGCGCAGGGTCACCAGATCTCCGACCGCGGTCGCATTCCCCAGGGCCTGGTCGTGCAGTTCCAGGAAGCCCACGCCTCCTGA
- the pabB gene encoding aminodeoxychorismate synthase component I, whose product MRTLLIDNLDSFTGNLAHLVARVNGREPDVIRHDDPDFRLADLRRYDAVLISPGPGRPDDPRDFGLCAAVVEHAEIPLLGVCLGHQGLCLGHGATVARVTPRHGIVDEVAHTGTDLFAGLPSPLRVVRYHSLAVTDLPPELEPLAWAPGDGVLMAVRRRERPAWGVQFHPESVAGEHGFGLLANFRDLAGGRAAPTPPPPPPAPVQPAPERLLVRSLDVHPDPEAVHAALHGASPDSFWLDSSRADGTRGRFSVIGDASGPLARVARYDVTTGRVRVTSAAGVAEHDGPLLDWLEADLAAWRVDAPDLPFDFALGWVGYLGYELKAECGGDAVHRSGHPDAALVFADRALVFDHREKRCHLLALEGADGGWLDRAEEFLRAFHTPEKEFPVPLRGEVELRHDRERYLKLVDACLEAVAAGESYEVCLTNRGVVPGRIDPWRGYRFLRARNPAPYGALLRFGELSVLSCSPERFVRVDRAGGVESEPIKGTRPRGGTPEEDAALRVELAGSAKDRAENLMVVDLVRNDLSRCSEVGSVRVPRLFAVETYATAHQLVSTVRGRLAPGRTAVSAVRSAFPGGSMTGAPKIRTMQILDALEAGPRGVYSGALGYFSLCGAADFSIVIRTLVADARETAFGVGGAVIALSDPEAEFEETAVKATAALALFQADFPGR is encoded by the coding sequence ATGCGAACCCTGCTCATCGACAACCTCGACTCGTTCACCGGCAACCTGGCGCACCTCGTTGCCAGGGTGAACGGCCGCGAGCCCGACGTGATCCGGCACGACGACCCGGACTTCCGGCTCGCCGACCTGCGGCGCTACGACGCCGTGCTGATCTCGCCAGGCCCTGGGAGGCCCGACGACCCGCGCGACTTCGGGCTGTGCGCTGCCGTCGTCGAGCACGCGGAGATCCCGCTGCTCGGCGTGTGCCTCGGCCACCAGGGGCTGTGCCTGGGGCACGGCGCGACCGTGGCGCGGGTGACGCCCCGGCACGGCATCGTGGACGAGGTCGCGCACACCGGGACCGACCTGTTCGCCGGGCTGCCGTCACCGCTGCGCGTGGTGCGCTACCACTCGCTGGCCGTCACCGACCTGCCTCCGGAGCTCGAACCGCTGGCCTGGGCGCCCGGCGACGGCGTGCTCATGGCGGTGCGGCGCCGCGAGCGGCCCGCGTGGGGCGTGCAGTTCCACCCCGAGTCGGTCGCGGGGGAGCACGGGTTCGGGCTGCTGGCGAACTTCCGCGACCTCGCGGGGGGCCGCGCCGCGCCCACCCCGCCCCCACCGCCACCCGCGCCCGTCCAGCCCGCGCCCGAGCGGCTGCTCGTGCGCTCGCTGGACGTCCACCCCGACCCCGAGGCGGTGCACGCGGCGCTGCACGGCGCGTCCCCCGACTCGTTCTGGCTGGACAGCAGCCGCGCCGACGGGACGCGCGGCCGGTTCTCGGTCATCGGCGACGCCTCGGGGCCGCTGGCGCGGGTCGCCCGCTACGACGTGACCACCGGGCGGGTCCGCGTCACCTCGGCCGCGGGGGTGGCCGAGCACGACGGCCCGCTGCTCGACTGGCTGGAGGCCGACCTCGCGGCGTGGCGGGTGGACGCCCCGGACCTGCCGTTCGACTTCGCGCTCGGCTGGGTCGGCTACCTCGGGTACGAGCTGAAGGCCGAGTGCGGCGGCGACGCCGTCCACCGCTCCGGGCACCCGGACGCGGCGCTGGTGTTCGCCGACCGCGCCCTCGTCTTCGACCACCGGGAAAAGCGCTGCCACCTGCTCGCGCTCGAAGGCGCGGACGGCGGTTGGCTGGACCGCGCGGAGGAGTTCCTGCGCGCTTTCCACACCCCCGAGAAGGAATTTCCCGTCCCCCTGCGGGGCGAGGTGGAATTGCGGCACGACCGCGAGCGGTACCTGAAGCTGGTGGACGCCTGCCTGGAGGCGGTCGCGGCGGGCGAGAGCTACGAGGTGTGCCTGACCAACCGGGGCGTCGTCCCCGGCCGGATCGACCCGTGGCGCGGCTACCGGTTCCTGCGCGCCCGCAACCCGGCCCCGTACGGGGCGCTGCTGCGCTTCGGCGAGCTGTCGGTGCTCAGCTGCTCACCCGAGCGGTTCGTGCGGGTCGACCGCGCGGGCGGCGTGGAATCGGAGCCCATCAAGGGCACCCGGCCGCGCGGGGGCACGCCCGAGGAGGACGCGGCGCTGCGCGTGGAGCTGGCGGGCAGCGCGAAGGACCGGGCCGAGAACCTGATGGTCGTCGACCTCGTGCGCAACGACCTGAGCCGCTGCTCGGAGGTGGGCAGCGTGCGGGTGCCGAGGTTGTTCGCGGTGGAGACCTACGCGACCGCCCACCAGCTCGTGAGCACGGTGCGGGGCAGGCTGGCGCCGGGGCGCACGGCGGTGTCCGCCGTGCGGTCGGCCTTTCCCGGCGGCTCCATGACCGGCGCTCCCAAGATCCGCACGATGCAGATCCTGGACGCGCTGGAAGCCGGGCCCAGGGGCGTCTACTCCGGGGCCCTCGGGTACTTCTCGCTGTGCGGGGCCGCCGACTTCAGCATCGTCATCAGGACGCTGGTCGCGGACGCGCGCGAGACCGCATTCGGGGTGGGCGGCGCGGTCATCGCGCTCTCCGACCCCGAGGCGGAATTCGAGGAGACGGCGGTCAAGGCGACCGCGGCCCTCGCGCTGTTCCAGGCGGACTTTCCCGGCAGGTGA
- a CDS encoding SigE family RNA polymerase sigma factor yields MSSRDAAFAEYFAARADAMRGTAYLLCGDWHRAEDLVQTAFTKLYLAWDRLARLDALDAYTRQVVVRTFVSETRRGWFRRVTVGDLPVDRAAVPAGSPEDRQVLLTALARVPARQRAVLVLRYWEDLSVRETAEALGCSEGTVKSQAARGLSALRGLVVEQREVAW; encoded by the coding sequence ATGAGCTCACGGGACGCCGCGTTCGCGGAGTACTTCGCGGCGCGGGCGGACGCCATGCGCGGGACCGCCTACCTGCTGTGCGGCGACTGGCACCGGGCCGAGGACCTGGTGCAGACGGCGTTCACCAAGCTCTACCTGGCCTGGGACCGGCTCGCCAGGCTGGACGCCCTGGACGCGTACACCAGGCAGGTGGTCGTGCGCACGTTCGTGTCGGAGACCCGGCGCGGGTGGTTCCGCCGCGTCACCGTGGGTGACTTGCCGGTCGACCGCGCCGCGGTCCCGGCGGGCTCGCCCGAGGACCGGCAGGTGCTGCTGACCGCGCTGGCGCGGGTGCCCGCCAGGCAGCGGGCGGTGCTGGTGCTGCGGTACTGGGAGGACCTGTCGGTGCGCGAGACCGCCGAGGCGCTCGGCTGCTCCGAGGGCACGGTCAAGAGCCAGGCGGCGCGGGGGCTGAGCGCGCTGCGCGGGCTCGTCGTGGAGCAGCGGGAGGTGGCGTGGTGA
- a CDS encoding metallophosphoesterase, which produces MFLLFMALALGLLNYYLWRRLVRATTTSRRARATGAVVLGALFVMMMTAMALVRLDPLGYAWIAWPGYLWLALGFYLAVILVVLEIPRLILNRWWRRDTPEPVTASLPASPAEDGVAVAVAEREFEEAATEATAKRPVDNGRRLFIARSMAVATGLAATGIVGYGARTALGGPQVRTVPVTLAKLDPALSGYRIAVVSDIHLGPLLGRSHTERIVRTINGLQPDLVAVVGDLVDGTVAQLGEAAAPLKDLVSKDGAFFVTGNHEYYSGHLEWISELGRLGMDVLRNERLTIARNGAAFDLAGVNDHTGGQMDDAPDYDKALGGRDERNPVVLLAHQPVQVREAAARGVDLQLSGHTHGGQMFPFSLAVPIQQPVTSGLATVDGTQVYVSNGAGFWGPPVRVGAPPEVTLVELRHNSALG; this is translated from the coding sequence ATGTTCCTGCTGTTCATGGCGCTCGCGCTCGGCCTGCTGAACTACTACCTGTGGCGCAGGCTCGTGCGGGCGACCACCACGTCGAGGCGGGCCCGCGCCACCGGCGCCGTCGTGCTCGGCGCGCTGTTCGTGATGATGATGACCGCGATGGCGCTGGTCCGGCTTGACCCGCTCGGGTACGCCTGGATCGCCTGGCCGGGGTACCTCTGGCTCGCGCTCGGCTTCTACCTGGCCGTGATCCTGGTCGTGCTGGAGATCCCCCGGCTGATCCTGAACCGCTGGTGGCGGCGCGACACCCCGGAGCCGGTCACCGCGTCCCTGCCCGCGAGCCCGGCCGAGGACGGCGTCGCCGTGGCCGTGGCGGAGCGCGAGTTCGAGGAGGCCGCGACCGAGGCGACCGCCAAGCGCCCGGTGGACAACGGCCGCAGGCTGTTCATCGCCCGCTCGATGGCCGTCGCCACGGGCCTGGCCGCGACCGGCATCGTCGGCTACGGCGCGCGGACCGCGCTCGGCGGACCGCAGGTCAGGACCGTGCCGGTGACGCTGGCCAAGCTCGACCCCGCGCTGTCCGGCTACCGCATCGCCGTGGTCAGCGACATCCACCTCGGCCCGCTGCTGGGGCGCTCGCACACCGAGCGGATCGTGCGCACGATCAACGGCCTGCAGCCCGACCTGGTGGCCGTGGTCGGCGACCTGGTCGACGGCACCGTCGCGCAGCTCGGCGAGGCGGCAGCGCCGCTGAAGGACCTGGTCAGCAAGGACGGCGCGTTCTTCGTGACCGGCAACCACGAGTACTACTCGGGCCACCTGGAGTGGATCTCGGAGCTGGGCAGGCTCGGCATGGACGTGCTGCGCAACGAGCGGCTGACCATCGCCCGGAACGGGGCGGCGTTCGACCTGGCGGGCGTCAACGACCACACCGGCGGGCAGATGGACGACGCGCCCGACTACGACAAGGCGCTCGGCGGGCGCGACGAGCGCAACCCGGTCGTGCTCCTGGCGCACCAGCCGGTGCAGGTGCGCGAGGCCGCGGCCAGGGGCGTCGACCTCCAGCTGTCCGGCCACACGCACGGCGGGCAGATGTTCCCGTTCAGCCTCGCGGTGCCGATCCAGCAGCCCGTGACCTCGGGTCTGGCCACCGTCGACGGCACCCAGGTGTACGTCAGCAACGGCGCCGGGTTCTGGGGTCCGCCGGTCCGCGTGGGCGCACCCCCGGAGGTCACGCTTGTGGAGCTGCGTCACAATTCGGCCCTCGGGTAG